One Phragmites australis chromosome 23, lpPhrAust1.1, whole genome shotgun sequence DNA window includes the following coding sequences:
- the LOC133906781 gene encoding myosin-binding protein 2-like: MIRELFAVAARAALQWALASLLLANGAAFCLIAAAAARLRLGPPCILCARVHRLLCSSPASGGGQERDALRLLLCDAHLVAAAPAETEARIAPDRGDGGAVSEIRTIGLKADDPDKVSGMETHRVVSIGSEICEQDQGGEGPRATDGSIVARTSSTDGDEQLMSIFEVAPIVAHQRDDDDSLHHATTPELLAVDGDESLTVGQLVSALRAHRRELDALRAQLHAERRATAEAEEYQRQLEEQSELDREAARLAMQLVHESETEKHGLQRQLEACRVRAQLNESESAATDAGGEANGGGGNNYQSLVDFLPGSVYSSSPDLANLLKLYTEAGNTGGRRQRDDYKVSAIAVVAEEAEEEEVAVTESSGTVDATTAVVAESLHETVTETA; this comes from the exons ATGATCCGCGAGCTCTTCGCCGTCGCGGCGCGCGCGGCGCTGCAGTGGGCGCTCGCCTCGCTGCTGCTCGCCAACGGCGCCGCCTTCTGtctcatcgccgccgccgccgcgcgcctccGCCTCGGTCCGCCCTGCATCCTCTGCGCCCGCGTCCACCGCCTGCTCTGCTCCTCCCCTGCCTCTGGCGGCGGCCAGGAACGGGACGCCCTGCGCCTCCTCCTCTGCGACGCCCACCTCGTCGCCGCGGCGCCTGCGGAGACGGAGGCGCGCATTGCTCctgatcgcggcgacgggggtgCCGTCTCGGAGATCCGGACAATCGGATTGAAGGCGGATGATCCGGACAAGGTTTCAG GCATGGAGACTCACCGCGTCGTCTCCATCGGCAGCGAGATATGCGAGCAGGACCAAGGTGGCGAGGGACCTCGCGCCACCGACGGCAGCATCGTCGCAAGAACAAGCAGCACCGACGGCGATGAACAGCTCATGTCCATCTTCGAGGTCGCCCCAATCGTCGCGCACCAACGGGACGACGACGATTCCCTACACCACGCGACGACACCGGAGCTGCTGGCCGTCGACGGCGACGAGAGCCTCACCGTCGGACAGCTGGTCTCCGCGCTCCGAGCCCACAGGCGGGAGCTCGACGCGCTGCGCGCGCAGCTCCACGCCGAGCGGCGAgcgacggcggaggcggaggagtaCCAGCGGCAGCTGGAGGAGCAGAGCGAACTCGACCGGGAAGCGGCGCGGCTCGCCATGCAGCTCGTCCACGAGAGCGAGACGGAGAAGCACGGACTACAGCGGCAGCTCGAGGCGTGCAGAGTCAGGGCGCAGCTCAACGAGTCCGAGTCCGCTGCCACGGACGCCGGCGGGGAGGCGAACGGGGGCGGCGGCAACAACTACCAATCTCTGGTGGACTTCTTGCCGGGATCGGTCTACTCCTCTTCCCCGGACCTGGCCAACCTCCTAAAGCTCTACACTGAAGCCGGCAATACTGGCGGTCGCCGTCAGAGGGATGATTACAAGGTGTCGGCCATCGCGGTGGTCGCCGAggaagcagaggaggaggaggtcgctgTCACTGAATCCAGCGGGACTGTTGATGCTACCACCGCCGTTGTTGCTGAATCTTTGCATGAAACAGTTACCGAAACCGCTTAA